One segment of Streptomyces sp. NBC_00576 DNA contains the following:
- a CDS encoding AAA family ATPase, giving the protein MFDREFEWAELTRFAALPGPRATLGVVSGRRRQGKTFLLDAVSRASGGFMFTATETTEADALRQFGEALARYRRQPTPFRFAHWDEAVTELMRIADAGGPRVAVIDEFPFLVKASPSLPSIIQRALDPAAQHTNTPVRLLLCGSALSFMGRLLSGNAPLRGRAGLELVVPTLDFRLAAEFWQIGDPRTALLTNAVVGGTPAYRREFTQGDTPAGPDDFDAWVVRAVLNPARPLFREARYLLAEEPELHDTALYHSVLAAIAAGNAARGGIADYLGRKSTDLAHPLSVLQDVGMITHEADAFRRNRSAYRIAEPLVTFYHAVMRPAWGDLERPGRAPDVWRRAQSTFRSKVVGPHFEQICREWARWHAASGTHGGHATRVAGGTVNDPAARTSHEVDVAVHGETPDGRQALLAIGEAKWSDVMGLGHLERLRHIRSLLTRSGAATETTRLYCFSGTGFTDELQHLAKDDHTIQLIDLLRLYQGD; this is encoded by the coding sequence ATGTTCGACCGCGAGTTCGAGTGGGCCGAGCTGACCCGGTTTGCTGCCCTGCCCGGTCCGAGGGCGACGCTCGGTGTGGTCTCCGGCCGTCGTCGTCAGGGCAAGACGTTCCTGCTCGATGCGGTCTCCCGGGCCAGTGGCGGCTTCATGTTCACCGCGACCGAGACCACCGAGGCCGATGCCCTGCGTCAGTTCGGCGAGGCTCTCGCCCGGTACCGGCGCCAGCCCACCCCGTTCCGCTTCGCGCACTGGGACGAGGCGGTCACCGAACTCATGCGCATCGCCGACGCGGGCGGCCCCAGGGTGGCGGTCATCGACGAGTTCCCCTTCCTCGTCAAAGCCTCCCCTTCACTGCCCTCGATCATCCAGCGCGCCCTGGACCCCGCCGCTCAGCACACCAACACTCCCGTGCGTCTGCTGCTGTGCGGCTCCGCGCTGTCCTTCATGGGCAGGCTGCTGTCCGGTAACGCGCCGCTGCGTGGCCGAGCCGGTCTTGAACTCGTGGTACCCACCCTGGACTTCCGCCTCGCGGCCGAGTTCTGGCAGATCGGTGACCCGCGCACCGCGCTGCTGACCAATGCCGTCGTCGGCGGCACGCCTGCCTACCGCCGTGAGTTCACCCAGGGCGACACGCCGGCCGGGCCGGACGACTTCGACGCCTGGGTCGTCCGTGCCGTGCTCAACCCGGCGCGCCCGCTCTTCCGGGAGGCCCGCTACCTTCTCGCCGAAGAGCCCGAACTTCACGACACCGCGCTCTACCACTCCGTACTGGCCGCAATCGCCGCGGGCAACGCCGCTCGTGGTGGCATCGCCGACTACCTGGGGCGCAAGTCCACCGACCTTGCCCACCCGCTGAGCGTTCTCCAGGACGTCGGCATGATCACCCACGAGGCGGATGCATTTCGCCGAAATCGCTCCGCCTACCGCATCGCCGAGCCGCTCGTCACCTTCTACCACGCGGTCATGCGCCCTGCCTGGGGCGACCTGGAACGCCCCGGGCGGGCGCCCGACGTCTGGCGCCGCGCTCAGTCCACCTTCCGCAGCAAAGTCGTCGGCCCGCACTTCGAGCAAATCTGCCGGGAATGGGCCCGCTGGCACGCGGCGTCCGGCACACATGGGGGACACGCCACGAGGGTCGCCGGCGGCACCGTCAACGACCCCGCTGCCAGGACCAGCCATGAGGTCGACGTCGCCGTCCACGGCGAAACCCCCGACGGACGCCAAGCGCTGCTCGCCATCGGAGAGGCGAAGTGGAGCGACGTGATGGGGCTCGGCCACCTGGAGCGGCTCCGGCACATCCGCTCTCTCCTGACCAGGAGCGGCGCGGCCACCGAGACAACACGGCTGTACTGCTTCAGCGGCACCGGCTTCACCGACGAACTGCAGCACCTCGCGAAGGACGACCACACGATCCAACTGATCGACTTGCTCCGCCTCTACCAGGGAGACTGA
- a CDS encoding DUF397 domain-containing protein has protein sequence MFPGVVAVRDSKTSPDTSILRLSPASWRVFTAAQ, from the coding sequence ATCTTCCCAGGAGTCGTCGCCGTCCGCGACTCCAAGACATCCCCCGACACATCCATACTCCGCCTCTCCCCTGCCAGTTGGCGGGTGTTCACCGCCGCGCAGTGA
- the murJ gene encoding murein biosynthesis integral membrane protein MurJ, translating to MAEGTQGAARTRLPGKQKRGRHAATKSGAAKGGLMRSSMLMAAGTVVSRATGLLRTVLQAGALGTGLLATTYNQANVVPASLYFLLIGGALNSVLVPQLVRARVEQPDGGQAFEQRLVTLTMSVLGAGTLLAVWAAPQIISLYQSDSPANHEAFQLTVVFARFLLPQIFLYGLFSILGQVLNARDKFGAMMWTPVLNNVVLISMFGVYLGMMTVPDSVQDITQTQVTLLGAGTTLALAIQALALIPFARAAGFRFRPRFDWRGTGLGKSISAARWTLLFVLTNLVASTVVTRYASAADTALPESGVGFSAYTYAQTIWSLPQSVITVSLVTALLPRMSRAVAEHRLDDMRGDLSRALRISGVVIVPAAFFFVALGPQMAQVIFAHGAADPASIVPLGQMLQAFGLGLIPFSAQYMLLRGFYAFEDTRTPFWMAVWISTANVALATACHLLMPPRWAVTGLAGAYAASYAIGLLITALLLRRRLEGRLDGKRLCRTYGKLTASALAAGTLGWFVARSSSTTITSTTWAPALGLAAGGLTMLLVFVLLARIMKISELRSLPGLG from the coding sequence ATGGCGGAGGGGACACAGGGCGCGGCGAGAACGCGGTTACCGGGGAAACAGAAGCGAGGGCGGCACGCCGCTACGAAGTCTGGCGCGGCAAAGGGCGGGCTGATGCGCTCGTCCATGCTGATGGCGGCGGGGACGGTGGTGTCCCGGGCTACGGGCCTGCTGAGAACAGTCTTACAGGCCGGGGCACTCGGGACGGGACTGCTGGCCACGACGTACAACCAGGCCAACGTGGTGCCGGCTAGCCTGTATTTCCTGCTCATCGGCGGTGCGCTGAACTCCGTACTGGTACCGCAGTTGGTGAGGGCCAGGGTGGAGCAGCCGGATGGCGGACAGGCCTTCGAGCAGCGTCTGGTCACCCTCACAATGTCCGTGCTGGGAGCCGGCACGCTGCTGGCCGTTTGGGCGGCGCCGCAGATCATCAGCCTCTATCAGAGCGACTCACCGGCCAACCACGAAGCGTTTCAGCTGACGGTGGTCTTCGCGCGGTTCCTGCTCCCGCAGATCTTCTTATACGGACTGTTCAGCATCCTGGGCCAAGTGCTCAACGCCCGGGACAAGTTCGGCGCGATGATGTGGACCCCTGTCCTCAACAACGTCGTCCTGATCTCCATGTTCGGCGTATACCTCGGCATGATGACCGTCCCGGACTCCGTCCAGGACATCACGCAAACCCAGGTCACGCTGCTCGGCGCGGGCACCACACTCGCCCTGGCGATCCAGGCTCTTGCCCTGATCCCCTTCGCCAGGGCCGCCGGCTTCCGCTTCCGCCCACGTTTCGACTGGCGCGGCACAGGCCTGGGCAAGAGCATCAGCGCAGCCCGCTGGACCCTGCTGTTCGTCCTGACCAACCTCGTAGCCAGCACGGTGGTGACCCGCTACGCCTCCGCCGCGGACACGGCACTGCCCGAGAGCGGCGTGGGCTTTTCCGCCTACACCTACGCGCAGACCATCTGGTCGCTGCCGCAGTCGGTGATCACTGTCTCGCTGGTCACCGCCCTGCTGCCGCGGATGAGCCGGGCCGTCGCCGAACACCGCCTGGACGACATGCGCGGCGACCTCTCCCGGGCCCTGCGGATCAGCGGCGTCGTCATCGTGCCCGCCGCCTTCTTCTTCGTGGCCCTCGGCCCGCAAATGGCGCAGGTGATCTTCGCCCACGGAGCAGCCGATCCGGCGTCCATCGTGCCGCTGGGCCAGATGCTCCAGGCTTTCGGACTCGGCCTGATCCCCTTCTCGGCGCAGTACATGCTGCTGCGCGGCTTCTACGCGTTCGAGGACACCCGAACCCCGTTCTGGATGGCCGTGTGGATCAGTACGGCAAACGTCGCCCTGGCCACCGCCTGCCATCTGCTGATGCCCCCGCGGTGGGCCGTCACCGGCCTGGCCGGCGCCTACGCCGCCTCATACGCCATCGGCCTGCTCATCACCGCGCTGCTGTTGCGACGACGCCTCGAAGGCCGACTGGACGGCAAGAGACTGTGCCGCACCTACGGCAAGCTGACGGCCTCTGCCCTCGCCGCGGGAACGCTGGGCTGGTTCGTGGCCCGCTCATCCTCCACCACCATCACGTCAACCACCTGGGCACCCGCTCTGGGCCTCGCTGCAGGAGGTCTCACGATGCTCCTGGTGTTCGTGCTGCTCGCACGCATCATGAAGATCAGCGAGCTGCGGAGCCTGCCGGGCCTGGGGTGA
- a CDS encoding carboxylesterase/lipase family protein has protein sequence MTNMLNMRRVLTDLGCALTAVLATAWSAAPPTQPAPPAAATTVRIDDGLVRGAAHDGYRTFEGIPYAAPPIGTLRWAPPHRPAPWSGVRDATRPASACPQPAGEVPGGSTDEDCLHLNVTTPDGARPARPRPVIVWLHGGGFTTGAGSSYDAHRMATRGDVVVVTVNYRLGALGFLAHSGLPGSGTFGLADQQAALRWVRAEIGAFGGDAHNVTLAGESAGGYSVCAQLASPAAAGLFGRAIIESGPCTGRPDLPFAPSSVPLSTARAAGADLAAKVGCGSARDVLACLRRVDDVSRLLAAQDVDQHPAYNTPLLPEDPAAAIAAGRFHRVPVLIGNNRDEGNGWAAGIIQAGHPVTPDTWPDMVAAFFPSPGLAKAIVREYPVHRTDGGPVFGAVIGDADFACPTARADGLLAAHVPVWRYEFADEHAPPLTPGTPPFPLGAPHASELPYLFDLGGRPWDLTAPQHRLADTMIDYWTRFARTADPNGPSSPHWPRQTVPSLAPDHIAPTHTTGSRHHCGFWNALG, from the coding sequence ATGACGAACATGCTGAACATGCGCCGCGTCCTGACCGACCTGGGCTGCGCCCTGACCGCCGTGCTCGCGACGGCCTGGTCCGCAGCGCCACCGACACAGCCCGCCCCGCCCGCCGCCGCCACGACGGTACGTATCGACGACGGCCTCGTGCGGGGCGCCGCCCACGACGGCTACCGCACCTTCGAGGGCATCCCCTACGCGGCGCCCCCGATCGGCACACTGCGCTGGGCGCCGCCCCACCGCCCGGCCCCCTGGTCCGGGGTGCGCGATGCGACCCGGCCCGCGAGCGCCTGCCCGCAGCCGGCCGGTGAGGTGCCCGGCGGCAGCACCGACGAGGACTGTCTCCACCTGAACGTCACGACGCCCGACGGCGCGCGACCGGCACGCCCCCGGCCGGTGATCGTGTGGCTGCACGGCGGCGGCTTCACCACCGGAGCGGGCAGCTCCTACGACGCCCACCGCATGGCCACCCGCGGCGACGTCGTGGTCGTCACCGTCAACTACCGCCTCGGAGCCCTCGGTTTCCTCGCGCACAGCGGGCTGCCCGGCTCCGGCACCTTCGGCCTTGCCGACCAGCAGGCGGCGCTGCGCTGGGTCCGCGCCGAGATCGGCGCCTTCGGCGGCGACGCGCACAACGTGACGCTGGCCGGCGAGTCGGCGGGCGGCTACAGCGTCTGCGCCCAACTCGCCTCACCCGCCGCCGCGGGCCTCTTCGGCCGGGCGATCATCGAGAGCGGCCCGTGCACAGGCCGCCCCGACCTCCCGTTCGCCCCGTCCTCCGTACCCTTGTCCACGGCGCGCGCCGCGGGCGCGGACCTTGCGGCAAAGGTCGGCTGCGGCTCTGCCCGCGACGTCCTTGCCTGCCTGCGGCGCGTGGACGACGTCTCCCGTCTGCTCGCCGCCCAGGACGTCGATCAACACCCCGCGTACAACACCCCGTTGCTGCCCGAGGACCCCGCTGCGGCGATCGCCGCCGGCCGCTTCCACCGAGTCCCCGTGCTCATCGGCAACAACCGCGACGAGGGCAACGGCTGGGCCGCCGGGATCATCCAGGCCGGCCACCCCGTCACTCCCGACACCTGGCCCGACATGGTGGCCGCCTTCTTCCCCTCTCCGGGACTGGCGAAGGCGATCGTCCGCGAGTATCCGGTGCACCGCACCGACGGGGGCCCGGTGTTCGGCGCGGTCATCGGCGACGCCGACTTCGCCTGCCCGACGGCGCGCGCCGACGGTCTGCTCGCCGCCCATGTGCCCGTCTGGCGCTACGAGTTCGCCGACGAGCACGCCCCGCCGCTCACGCCGGGCACGCCGCCGTTCCCGCTCGGCGCACCGCACGCGAGCGAACTGCCCTACCTGTTCGACTTGGGTGGCCGTCCCTGGGACCTGACCGCGCCACAGCACCGGCTGGCCGACACCATGATCGACTACTGGACCCGCTTCGCCCGCACCGCCGACCCCAACGGCCCGTCGTCACCGCACTGGCCCCGCCAGACGGTGCCGTCCCTGGCACCGGACCACATCGCCCCCACCCACACGACGGGCTCCCGCCATCACTGCGGGTTCTGGAACGCCCTTGGGTGA
- a CDS encoding GOLPH3/VPS74 family protein, protein MTDDLACLMYLLAHDDAAEGPYDRSRTQLLVRAAALVDLASRGRLREDAGTVGVSGTEPTGDPVLDGVLRDAAAGHGWKRLVRRHRKRTLTQVEDRLAAAGVLTVKAPRTRFGSRRLTVTDGAVPAALRARVSAALHGDGPVREIPAADAALLALAAAGGIRSVVSRRDQKTFRARIDACTGSLAALAPGLEKAVRALPTTVIAAQGGMGGG, encoded by the coding sequence GTGACCGACGACCTGGCCTGCCTCATGTATCTGCTCGCCCACGACGACGCGGCCGAAGGCCCCTACGACCGTTCCCGGACCCAACTGCTGGTCCGTGCCGCCGCCCTGGTCGACCTCGCGTCGCGCGGCCGGCTGAGGGAGGACGCCGGCACGGTCGGCGTGTCCGGCACGGAACCGACCGGCGACCCGGTCCTGGACGGCGTGCTGCGGGACGCCGCCGCCGGACACGGCTGGAAGCGCCTCGTGCGCCGCCACCGCAAGCGGACCCTGACCCAGGTGGAGGACCGGCTCGCCGCGGCGGGAGTCCTCACGGTGAAGGCGCCCCGCACCCGATTCGGCAGCCGGCGGCTGACCGTGACGGACGGTGCCGTACCCGCCGCGCTCCGCGCCCGCGTGTCCGCGGCACTGCACGGGGACGGCCCCGTGCGGGAGATCCCCGCCGCCGACGCCGCGCTGCTGGCACTGGCCGCGGCGGGCGGCATCCGCTCGGTCGTGTCACGGCGGGACCAGAAGACCTTCCGGGCCCGTATCGACGCCTGCACGGGGTCTCTCGCCGCCCTCGCGCCCGGGCTGGAGAAAGCTGTACGCGCCCTGCCGACGACCGTGATCGCCGCACAGGGCGGCATGGGCGGCGGCTGA
- a CDS encoding response regulator transcription factor, producing the protein MTLRVVVADDQVLVRTGFRMIIDARDDIEVVGEASDGREAVRLTRELAPDVVLMDVRMPVLDGIEATRQIAECGSRARVLVLTTWDVDAHVVAALRAGASGFLLKDMRPGELVDAIRLTARGDALLAPAVLGRVLDRFLRTTPDPAPPPSLRDLSEREREVLTLIGQALSNAEIAERLRLSEATVKNHVTAVLRKLGLRDRVQAVVAAYDHDLVRPRRP; encoded by the coding sequence ATGACGCTGCGCGTGGTGGTGGCCGATGACCAGGTCCTGGTCCGTACCGGATTCCGCATGATCATCGACGCCCGGGACGACATCGAGGTGGTCGGTGAGGCGTCCGACGGCCGGGAGGCGGTGCGGCTGACACGGGAGCTGGCGCCCGACGTGGTGCTGATGGACGTACGCATGCCCGTGCTGGACGGCATCGAGGCGACCCGGCAGATCGCGGAGTGCGGCAGCCGGGCCCGGGTGCTCGTGCTGACCACCTGGGATGTGGACGCGCACGTGGTCGCCGCCCTGCGGGCCGGGGCGAGCGGCTTCCTGCTGAAGGACATGCGCCCCGGCGAACTCGTCGACGCCATCCGCCTCACCGCGCGCGGCGACGCGCTGCTGGCGCCTGCCGTGCTGGGCCGCGTCCTGGACCGGTTCCTGCGCACCACGCCCGACCCGGCCCCGCCGCCCTCCCTGCGGGACCTCTCCGAGCGCGAACGGGAGGTGCTGACCCTGATCGGGCAGGCGCTGTCGAACGCGGAGATCGCCGAGCGGCTGCGTCTGTCGGAGGCCACCGTCAAGAACCATGTCACCGCGGTGCTGCGCAAACTGGGCCTGCGTGACCGCGTCCAGGCCGTCGTGGCCGCCTACGACCACGACCTCGTACGGCCGCGCCGCCCCTGA
- a CDS encoding sensor histidine kinase, with the protein MGGRDVHRGSGQPDDAYAGEAPGELSPRQARALWWGSTGLVLAVLGTSVLVAGAEHGRRLPVAVALVLVQACALRWLARAPVAALAANAAAGLAVWALLPAVTLTGALLAAQVALCVLSAVRPRQLSLWALAAMCLPAPLAFAAGGGAGGAVYLLAVVLAWTTGQWRRAQQARTRAETRRAVMEERARIAREVHDVVAHTLSVMVIQADAADDVFTQRPEQARQALRAIETGARSALGELRLLLRAFQPDQGEGGAGEQREPVPSLARLDELADTVRATGMTVRVHREGATDGLPATVDLAAYRIVQEALTNTLRHAVGADEVSVRVRVNAVGECVEVTVVDNGRTPQGGSAAAGAGRGLVGMKERTRLLGGSLHAGPLPGGGFEVAARLPVEGAS; encoded by the coding sequence ATGGGGGGTCGGGACGTGCACCGTGGCAGCGGACAACCGGACGACGCGTACGCCGGGGAAGCACCGGGTGAGCTGTCGCCCCGCCAGGCCCGCGCGCTGTGGTGGGGATCGACCGGGCTGGTCCTCGCCGTCCTGGGCACCTCGGTGCTCGTCGCCGGCGCGGAGCACGGCCGACGGCTGCCCGTGGCGGTGGCCCTGGTCCTCGTACAAGCGTGTGCCCTGAGGTGGCTGGCGCGCGCCCCGGTCGCCGCACTCGCTGCGAACGCGGCGGCGGGGCTCGCCGTGTGGGCGCTGCTGCCCGCGGTGACCCTGACGGGGGCACTGCTCGCGGCACAGGTCGCGTTGTGCGTGCTGTCGGCCGTCAGACCGCGGCAGCTGTCGCTGTGGGCGCTCGCGGCGATGTGCCTGCCGGCACCGCTGGCGTTCGCGGCGGGTGGCGGTGCGGGTGGGGCGGTCTATCTGCTGGCGGTGGTCCTGGCGTGGACGACCGGTCAGTGGCGCAGGGCGCAGCAGGCACGGACGAGGGCGGAGACGCGTCGGGCTGTGATGGAGGAGCGTGCGCGGATCGCGCGCGAAGTCCACGATGTCGTGGCGCACACCCTGTCGGTGATGGTCATTCAGGCGGACGCAGCCGACGACGTGTTCACCCAGCGGCCCGAACAGGCCCGTCAGGCGCTGCGGGCCATCGAGACGGGCGCCCGCTCGGCGCTCGGCGAACTACGCCTGCTGCTGCGTGCGTTCCAGCCAGATCAGGGGGAGGGCGGGGCCGGGGAACAGCGGGAGCCGGTGCCTTCGCTCGCGCGCCTGGACGAGCTGGCCGACACCGTGCGCGCGACCGGGATGACCGTGCGCGTGCACCGCGAGGGCGCCACCGACGGACTGCCGGCCACGGTGGACCTGGCGGCGTACCGGATCGTCCAGGAGGCCCTCACGAATACGCTGCGGCACGCGGTCGGCGCCGACGAGGTCAGCGTGCGTGTGCGCGTGAACGCCGTAGGGGAGTGTGTGGAGGTCACGGTGGTCGACAACGGGCGTACTCCGCAGGGAGGTTCGGCCGCGGCGGGAGCGGGACGCGGTCTGGTGGGGATGAAGGAACGCACACGGCTCCTGGGCGGTAGCCTGCACGCCGGTCCGCTGCCCGGAGGCGGGTTCGAGGTGGCGGCGCGGCTGCCGGTGGAGGGCGCGTCATGA
- a CDS encoding TetR/AcrR family transcriptional regulator: MAVSRTRPSERRREPLSRERIVEAAVELLDATGEGGLTFRALARRLSTGPGAIYWHVTGKDELLGAATDAVVTGTMTGVTSGTTPQEAVRALAVGVFDAIDAHPWIGAQLARAPAQSPLLRVFEHLGRQVQALGVPHAARFTAASALLNYILGVGGQNAANARDHPPAATRAEFLGAVSDSWANLDPDEFAFTRSVADQLRDHDDREEFLAGIDLILAGIAGITARR, from the coding sequence ATGGCAGTGAGCAGGACGCGTCCTTCGGAGCGACGAAGGGAACCGCTCTCCCGGGAGCGCATCGTCGAGGCGGCGGTCGAGCTTCTCGACGCGACGGGCGAGGGCGGACTCACGTTCCGCGCACTGGCCCGGCGCCTCTCCACGGGGCCCGGGGCGATCTACTGGCACGTCACGGGCAAGGACGAGCTCCTCGGCGCCGCCACCGACGCCGTCGTCACCGGCACCATGACCGGCGTTACCTCGGGTACAACACCGCAGGAAGCGGTCCGTGCCCTCGCGGTCGGCGTGTTCGACGCGATCGACGCCCACCCGTGGATCGGCGCGCAACTCGCCCGCGCCCCGGCACAGTCGCCGCTGCTGCGGGTCTTCGAGCACCTCGGGCGCCAGGTCCAGGCGCTCGGGGTGCCTCACGCCGCCCGGTTCACCGCGGCGTCCGCGCTGCTGAACTACATCCTCGGCGTCGGCGGCCAGAACGCGGCCAACGCCCGCGACCACCCGCCGGCCGCCACCCGCGCCGAGTTCCTGGGCGCGGTCTCGGACTCCTGGGCGAACCTCGACCCCGACGAGTTCGCGTTCACCCGGAGCGTCGCGGACCAGCTACGTGACCACGACGACCGGGAGGAGTTCCTGGCCGGCATCGACCTCATCCTGGCGGGGATCGCTGGGATCACCGCGCGGCGGTGA
- a CDS encoding FAD-dependent oxidoreductase, producing MTTNVTIIGAGLGGLTLARVLHVHGIPATVYEAEASATARAQGGMLDIHEHDGQVALRAAGLFDEFRGLVLEGREATRILDRNGTVLFDQADDGTGGRPEVQRGELRQLLLDSLPAGTVRWGHKVSGTRALGDGRHEVTFADGTALTTGLLVGADGAWSRVRPLLSDATPTYAGMSFVETYLFDSDTRHPAHAKTVGGGALYALAPGRGLGAHRESGGTLHTYVMLAEPQEWFAGIDFTDSAAATARIAQEYDGWAPEITALITDGETAPVLRTLHALPVAHRWDRVPGVTLLGDAAHLALPNGEGANLAMLDGAELANALAAHPGDIETALTEYEQAMFPRSAAAATDGNRLHELLYGDNTPHGLIDMFAGHE from the coding sequence ATGACCACCAACGTCACGATCATCGGCGCCGGACTCGGCGGACTGACCCTCGCCCGCGTCCTCCACGTCCACGGCATCCCGGCGACGGTCTACGAGGCGGAAGCATCCGCGACCGCCCGCGCACAGGGCGGGATGCTCGACATCCACGAGCACGACGGCCAAGTCGCCTTGCGGGCAGCCGGCCTGTTCGACGAGTTCCGCGGCCTCGTCCTGGAGGGCCGCGAGGCGACGCGGATCCTCGACCGGAACGGCACCGTCCTGTTCGACCAGGCCGACGACGGTACGGGTGGCCGCCCCGAGGTGCAGCGCGGCGAGCTGCGGCAGCTGCTGCTCGACTCGCTCCCGGCCGGCACCGTCCGGTGGGGGCACAAGGTCAGCGGCACCCGTGCCCTCGGCGACGGCCGCCACGAGGTGACCTTCGCCGACGGCACCGCTCTCACCACGGGCCTGCTCGTCGGCGCGGACGGCGCCTGGTCCCGCGTCCGGCCACTGCTCTCCGACGCGACACCCACGTACGCCGGAATGTCGTTCGTCGAGACCTACCTGTTCGACAGCGACACCCGGCACCCGGCCCACGCGAAAACGGTCGGCGGCGGGGCGCTGTACGCGCTCGCGCCGGGAAGGGGCCTCGGGGCTCACCGGGAGAGCGGCGGCACCCTGCACACGTACGTGATGCTCGCCGAGCCGCAGGAGTGGTTCGCGGGCATCGACTTCACCGATTCCGCCGCGGCCACGGCGCGGATCGCTCAGGAGTACGACGGCTGGGCACCGGAAATCACCGCACTGATCACCGACGGCGAGACCGCACCGGTCCTGCGCACCCTCCACGCTCTGCCCGTCGCGCACCGGTGGGACCGGGTGCCGGGGGTGACCCTGCTCGGCGACGCCGCCCACCTCGCGCTCCCGAACGGCGAAGGCGCCAACCTGGCCATGCTCGACGGCGCCGAACTCGCCAATGCCCTCGCCGCACACCCCGGCGACATCGAGACCGCGCTCACCGAGTACGAGCAGGCCATGTTCCCCCGCAGCGCCGCAGCCGCCACCGACGGCAACCGACTCCACGAGCTGCTCTACGGCGACAACACACCCCACGGCCTGATCGACATGTTCGCCGGACACGAGTAG